In Deinococcus sp. Leaf326, a genomic segment contains:
- a CDS encoding LacI family DNA-binding transcriptional regulator, whose translation MRRDEAAAVTIHDVARQSGVSYQTVSRVVNNHPSVADTTRARVQEAIAQLGYRPSLLAKSLSTRRSMLLGVVAYGTEQYGPSQFVQNVQRSARTHSYEVLLVTLREFEEAAMLEAVARLGQFGVDGLVLLAPHHAHGVVRRLGTQVPFIVVDATEEVDGTTVSIDQAGGAALAVEHLIGLGHRAILHISGPKEWSDAELRYQGYVQTMESHGLAPLPRFEGDWSPASGFAAAQRALDSGVSFTALTVGNDQMALGAVAALRAAGRSVPGDVSVVGFDDIPEAAYFEPPLTTVAQDFGLLGRKSLEELLRRIAEPASRSRHVIFQPQFVLRSSTRRLGEEEPGWSR comes from the coding sequence ATGCGTAGGGACGAAGCGGCGGCCGTGACCATCCATGACGTCGCCCGGCAGTCCGGGGTGTCGTATCAGACCGTCTCGCGGGTCGTCAACAACCATCCCAGCGTGGCCGACACGACGCGCGCGCGGGTGCAGGAAGCCATCGCCCAGCTCGGCTACCGCCCCAGCCTGCTCGCCAAGAGCCTCTCGACGCGGCGCTCGATGCTGCTGGGCGTCGTGGCCTACGGCACCGAGCAGTACGGCCCGTCCCAGTTCGTCCAGAACGTGCAGCGCAGCGCCCGCACCCACAGCTACGAGGTGCTGCTCGTCACCCTGCGCGAATTCGAGGAGGCGGCCATGCTCGAGGCCGTCGCCCGGCTCGGCCAGTTCGGGGTGGACGGCCTGGTCCTGCTCGCGCCCCACCACGCGCACGGGGTCGTGCGCCGGCTGGGCACCCAGGTGCCGTTCATCGTGGTGGACGCCACCGAGGAAGTGGACGGCACCACCGTCAGCATCGACCAGGCGGGGGGCGCGGCCCTCGCCGTCGAGCACCTGATCGGGCTGGGCCACCGGGCCATCCTGCACATCAGCGGCCCGAAGGAGTGGAGCGACGCCGAACTGCGCTACCAGGGCTACGTGCAGACCATGGAGAGCCACGGCCTCGCGCCGCTGCCGCGCTTCGAGGGCGACTGGAGCCCGGCGAGCGGGTTTGCGGCGGCGCAGCGGGCGCTGGACTCGGGTGTCTCCTTCACGGCCCTGACGGTCGGCAACGACCAGATGGCCCTGGGAGCGGTCGCCGCCCTGCGCGCGGCGGGGCGGAGCGTGCCGGGCGACGTATCGGTGGTGGGCTTCGACGACATTCCCGAGGCGGCGTATTTTGAGCCGCCCCTGACCACCGTGGCCCAGGATTTCGGTCTGCTGGGCCGCAAGAGCCTCGAAGAGCTGCTGCGGCGCATCGCCGAGCCGGCCAGCCGCAGCCGGCACGTCATCTTTCAGCCGCAGTTCGTGTTGCGGAGCAGCACGCGGCGGCTGGGTGAGGAGGAACCGGGCTGGTCCCGGTGA
- a CDS encoding MFS transporter gives MTSSLWNRSFVIWLLGAAQSQFGTALAGIALSFLVLHQTGSARQMALTLACSLIPNLLMPFAGVLVDRFPLKWPLIGADLLRGALQLTVGGLALAWGDVPLWAINLAALLTGLAGAFAGPASNAAVPTLVPAEALGRANGLLGSVGRGAWLLGTLAGGAVVAQWSPAAAIVADGLSFLLMAALMGWVRLPREVGTPGAPLDLIGDLRGGLQVMGRSRLLVLAPIIALLLNASLAPVTAILPKLFSSIGAQATGYATFLALESLGMLLAGAATVAFGPRFDPQKVIAAGLVLTSLTYAVLWALPQVAVLWTGAALLGFGFGLINIPFQTLLQQLVPQQFLGRVFSVLGMVSGLGMPLTLLLVSPILDRLPLGLWFAFAALAQGTGGLVWLWAIRAAPRPLPEVAPAS, from the coding sequence ATGACCTCATCCCTCTGGAACCGCAGTTTCGTGATCTGGCTCCTGGGGGCCGCCCAATCGCAATTCGGCACGGCCCTGGCCGGCATTGCCCTGAGCTTTCTGGTGCTGCACCAGACCGGCTCCGCGCGGCAGATGGCCCTGACCCTGGCCTGCAGCCTGATTCCCAACCTTCTCATGCCGTTTGCCGGAGTGCTCGTCGACCGCTTTCCCCTGAAGTGGCCGCTGATCGGCGCGGACCTGCTGCGCGGCGCCCTGCAGCTCACGGTCGGCGGGCTGGCCCTAGCCTGGGGCGACGTTCCCCTGTGGGCCATCAATCTGGCCGCGCTGCTGACGGGTCTGGCCGGAGCGTTCGCTGGGCCCGCCAGCAACGCGGCGGTGCCTACCCTGGTCCCGGCCGAGGCCCTGGGCCGCGCCAACGGTCTGCTGGGCAGCGTCGGCCGGGGGGCCTGGCTGCTGGGCACGCTGGCCGGCGGCGCGGTCGTCGCCCAGTGGTCTCCGGCAGCGGCCATCGTCGCCGACGGACTGAGCTTCCTGCTCATGGCGGCCCTGATGGGCTGGGTGCGGCTGCCCCGCGAGGTGGGAACGCCCGGCGCGCCGCTTGATCTCATCGGGGACCTGCGCGGCGGACTACAGGTGATGGGCCGTTCGCGCCTGCTCGTGCTCGCGCCGATCATCGCCCTGCTGCTCAACGCCAGTCTCGCGCCGGTCACAGCCATCCTGCCCAAACTGTTCAGCAGTATCGGGGCTCAGGCGACCGGCTACGCTACCTTTCTGGCGCTGGAAAGCCTGGGAATGCTGCTCGCCGGCGCGGCGACCGTGGCGTTCGGCCCCCGCTTCGACCCGCAGAAAGTCATCGCCGCGGGCCTGGTCCTGACCTCGCTGACCTACGCGGTCCTGTGGGCCCTGCCGCAGGTGGCGGTGCTCTGGACCGGCGCGGCGCTCCTGGGCTTCGGCTTCGGGCTCATCAACATTCCCTTCCAGACCCTGCTTCAGCAGCTCGTTCCGCAGCAGTTCCTGGGCCGTGTATTCAGTGTCCTGGGCATGGTCTCGGGGCTGGGTATGCCCCTGACCCTCCTGCTGGTCTCCCCCATTCTCGACCGGCTGCCGCTGGGGCTGTGGTTCGCCTTCGCGGCGCTGGCGCAGGGAACCGGAGGACTGGTCTGGCTGTGGGCCATCCGCGCGGCGCCGCGTCCCCTGCCCGAGGTGGCCCCCGCCAGCTGA
- a CDS encoding ROK family protein: MRSQKVDQRAARVIHRTMILNELRRHGPMSRTQLAQRTQLSTAAVSFVTADLIAEALLVEQSQQASRGRAVPLDVNYAGHFAVGLKVMETRLEAVLTDLSLRTLAETTVEYADHTPQSVTAAAARATTKLLAQAGLGRERLGGVGLGLAGNIDPRSGLCVNSFRLGWHNVPITALISEATGVPVWADNDVNAFATAERLLGRGKHARDFLVVTVGRGIGSGLVLGGELYRGGRGGAGELGHLLSEPGGRVCECGKRGCLEAYASEPSLAQQLAESGEGLHGAADFAALVEAGHPGALALVTDAGTRLGRALAQAANLLDPELIIVGGEGVRLDEALFAPARAALTAHLHAPGARSSLPVLVEPWGDDAWACGAAGLVVEQFFGDREQAHAAGSGVPM; encoded by the coding sequence ATGCGCTCCCAGAAAGTGGACCAGCGGGCTGCGCGGGTCATCCACCGCACCATGATTCTCAACGAACTGCGCCGGCATGGGCCGATGAGCCGCACCCAGCTCGCCCAGCGCACGCAGCTGAGCACTGCAGCGGTGTCCTTCGTGACCGCCGACCTGATCGCCGAGGCCCTGCTCGTCGAGCAGTCGCAGCAGGCGAGCCGGGGCCGGGCCGTCCCGCTCGACGTCAATTACGCCGGACATTTCGCCGTGGGCCTGAAGGTGATGGAAACCCGTCTGGAGGCCGTGCTGACCGACCTCTCGCTGCGCACCCTCGCCGAAACCACGGTGGAGTACGCCGACCACACCCCGCAGAGCGTAACTGCTGCCGCTGCGCGCGCCACCACCAAGCTGCTCGCGCAGGCGGGTCTGGGCCGGGAGCGCCTGGGCGGGGTGGGGCTGGGGCTGGCGGGCAACATCGACCCCCGCAGCGGCCTGTGCGTGAACTCCTTCCGGCTGGGGTGGCATAACGTGCCCATCACGGCCCTGATCTCGGAGGCGACCGGGGTACCGGTGTGGGCCGACAACGACGTGAACGCCTTCGCCACCGCCGAGCGTCTGCTGGGCCGGGGCAAGCACGCCCGCGACTTTCTGGTGGTCACGGTGGGGCGCGGCATCGGCTCTGGCCTGGTACTGGGCGGCGAACTGTACCGGGGCGGCCGGGGCGGCGCGGGCGAGCTGGGGCACCTGCTCTCGGAACCGGGCGGGCGGGTGTGCGAGTGCGGCAAGCGCGGCTGTCTGGAAGCCTACGCCTCCGAGCCGAGTCTCGCGCAGCAGCTCGCCGAATCAGGCGAGGGTCTGCACGGCGCCGCCGATTTCGCGGCGCTGGTGGAGGCGGGGCACCCCGGCGCCCTGGCCCTGGTGACGGACGCGGGTACGCGGCTGGGGCGCGCGCTGGCGCAGGCCGCCAACCTGCTCGACCCCGAACTGATCATCGTGGGGGGCGAGGGTGTGCGCCTGGACGAGGCCCTGTTCGCGCCGGCACGCGCGGCCCTAACCGCTCATCTGCACGCGCCGGGCGCCCGCAGCAGCCTGCCGGTGCTCGTCGAACCCTGGGGCGACGACGCCTGGGCCTGCGGCGCCGCCGGTCTGGTGGTCGAGCAGTTCTTCGGCGACCGGGAGCAGGCTCATGCAGCCGGTTCGGGCGTGCCCATGTAG